In Mercurialis annua linkage group LG5, ddMerAnnu1.2, whole genome shotgun sequence, a single genomic region encodes these proteins:
- the LOC126683348 gene encoding F-box/FBD/LRR-repeat protein At4g26340-like isoform X1, with product MEKRVKAEDYASQLPQHLLHHILSFLSLKQIIQTSVLSKTWYRAWNTLHILKFDFLDIFSDINRAIYEVNRQPQYNFVDQILLTRSRQMISLKKFTVIMPWCAQTQHTVSAADRWIGYALESRVKELKVANCPYACGEKIKYSVPQSIFHSNWIQVLHLRDCELKLPFSGNVKLSCLKQLTFGKVYVDDNFVRDLLAGSPMLEDISLIRVFGIKELNVFNLVKLGKIHIEWLPDLEKLALLAPNLESITLIAGEYKGINLGVSCKYLSISLSSISDKWLNEQLKRLPHLENLKLYFCPKLERIEISNPLVSKLLIQGCAKLSSVQIDAPCLRYFTYIGDIVSVFSSTNRITLSEVSLDFYSKTWDITWYVRLIELLANFNTSFNVLKYVFKNWTGKWVVIPEEVKNMAAPPLSNVKELGLQIQSQTDALPMSQLEDAMSWIAPHPQSLSISINKYY from the exons ATGGAGAAGAGAGTTAAAGCAGAAGATTATGCATCTCAGCTGCCACAACACTTGCTGCATCACATCTTGTCTTTCCTCAGTCTTAAACAAATTATTCAGACAAGTGTTTTGTCAAAAACTTGGTATCGGGCATGGAACACTCTCCACATTTTGAAATTCGATTTCTTGGACATCTTTTCCGACATAAACAGAGCTATATACGAGGTAAACAGACAACCACAGTATAATTTTGTTGATCAAATTTTGCTTACCCGGAGCCGGCAAATGATTAGTTTAAAGAAATTTACAGTCATTATGCCATGGTGTGCCCAAACACAGCATACAGTGTCGGCAGCTGATCGATGGATTGGCTATGCTCTTGAAAGTCGTGTCAAAGAACTCAAAGTTGCAAATTGTCCATACGCTTGTGGTGAAAAAATCAAGTATAGCGTGCCACAATCCATCTTTCATTCAAATTGGATACAGGTTCTGCACCTGCGTGATTGCGAGCTGAAGCTGCCGTTTTCCGGTAATGTAAAGCTATCTTGCTTGAAGCAACTCACTTTTGGAAAAGTCTATGTGGATGATAACTTTGTCAGAGATCTCCTTGCCGGTAGTCCTATGCTTGAAGATATAAGTTTGATTAGAGTTTTTGGTATCAAGGAATTAAACGTATTTAATCTTGTGAAACTCGGAAAAATTCATATCGAATGGCTCCCTGATCTTGAAAAACTGGCGCTCCTTGCACCGAATCTCGAGTCAATTACATTGATTGCAGGAGAATATAAGGGGATAAATCTTGGTGTTTCTTGCAAATATTTATCAATAAGCTTGTCTTCAATTTCGGATAAATGGTTGAATGAGCAGCTGAAGAGGTTACCTCATCTTGAGAACTTGAAATTGTATTTCTGCCCTAAACTGGAGAGGATTGAGATCTCGAATCCTCTTGTTAGCAAGTTGTTGATACAGGGTTGTGCAAAGCTGAGTAGTGTTCAGATTGATGCGCCTTGTTTACGCTACTTTACATACATCGGTGACATTGTTTCAGTATTTTCTTCTACAAATCGCATAACTCTGTCAGAGGTTTCGTTGGATTTTTATTCGAAAACATGGGACATCACTTGGTATGTCAGACTGATTGAACTATTGGCCAATTTCAATACTTCTTTCAATGTATTGAAATATGTGTTCAAAAACTGGACAGGAAAG TGGGTTGTTATTCCAGAAGAAGTGAAAAACATGGCAGCTCCTCCTTTAAGTAACGTTAAAGAATTGGGTCTTCAAATTCAGTCTCAAACAGATGCTCTTCCAATGTCTCAACTTGAGGATGCTATGTCATGGATTGCTCCTCATCCCCAGAGTCTATCCATATCTATTAATAAGTACTATTAA
- the LOC126683429 gene encoding ELF3-like protein 2, with protein MVRGAKDEDKLMSPMFPRLHVKDTDRGGARAPSRNKMALCEQLTQRVSSGSMSSSHVGGYERSVFNSSAPSNSDKSFSHSSGGYKLSSKRTSQERRSMNCTDGQSLHTRQILSSSAECNLFQSHNFSNSKKFARKETSDCTNSSKYTKDSVNRPFWNLSFSMHFQNVSHKQKKGTGSTDLSPRESIRNQNEEHIKISEVCHDPRERSAPVPLIQDKASADMSCSLRTESLKRPHPSSYQEYRSSLLDVVKSLHGTNACVDQDCIAMQDKIVRKNQLSVESAEGIDKENASEGRSESNLRSSLVDDNRSCNMIENVSENLEDKRNESLQVGDNKRDEDPSKTSVAYSLSGSDISPGDVVRIIGEKQFCKTRAAIVNQQRAFTIQLYELHRLIKVQQLIAASPELLLDHRIYLGKSSLKTSQAKRVPMDNAVEQPPIIFRQKDSSQKPYASTEFADENAVSKLPLPSVDSEAGKGLHTQQSSYESHSGGALPAAVAANVETSKWCFPPPGNQWLVPVMSPSEGLVYKPYTGPCPPAAGFLAPVFGNCSPISLTGAGEDFMNAAYGVPASHQQEFGIIASNPSIDRTYFPPYGTPVMTPSFSGSAVKQVSPFLGSHSEDDRLLSVGDFNFRFPQKSSRNTPSSPMTRVMLCNVEKFQALKESELPGSTVSSPSALPLFPMEPTVQESDQCSQTHERRTHVIKVIPHNPRSATESAARIFQSIQEERKQYDYM; from the exons atggtgaGAGGGGCAAAAGATGAGGACAAATTGATGAGTCCTATGTTTCCTAGGCTTCATGTTAAGGATACAGATAGAGGAGGGGCAAGAGCTCCTTCAAGAAATAAAATGGCTCTATGTGAACAACTCACTCAAAGGGTTAGCTCTGGTTCAATGTCTTCAAGCCAT GTTGGAGGCTATGAAAGAAGTGTTTTTAATTCCTCTGCTCCTTCAAATTCTGATAAATCCTTTTCTCATTCCTCTGGCGGATACAAGCTAAGCAGTAAGAGGACAAGCCAAGAGCGTAGGTCGATGAATTGTACTGATGGTCAAAGTTTGCACACTAGGCAGATTCTCTCATCAAGTGCGGAATGTAATTTATTTCAGTCGCACAATTTCTCCAACTCTAAAAAATTCGCTCGGAAAGAGACAAGTGATTGTACTAACAGCAGTAAATACACTAAAGATTCAGTAAATAGACCGTTTTGGAACTTGAGCTTTTCGATGCATTTTCAAAATGTTTCTCATAAGCAGAAGAAAGGAACCGGCAGCACGGATCTAAGCCCCCGAGAGTCCATCAGGAACCAAAATGAAGAGCATATAAAAATCTCCGAGGTTTGTCATGATCCCAGGGAAAGATCTGCTCCAGTCCCATTGATTCAGGATAAAGCTTCTGCCGACATGTCTTGTAGTCTAAGAACTGAGTCATTGAAGAGACCACATCCATCGTCATATCAGGAATATAGAAGCAGTTTGTTGGATGTCGTAAAAAGCTTACATGGTACAAATGCATGTGTAGATCAAGACTGTATCGCAATGCAGGATAAAATAGTTCGTAAAAATCAACTTTCGGTGGAATCTGCTGAGGGCATAGATAAGGAAAATGCTTCCGAGGGAAGAAGTGAGTCAAATTTAAGGTCTTCCCTTGTAGATGATAATAGAAGCTGTAATATGATTGAGAATGTTAGTGAAAACCTTGAAGACAAACGGAATGAGTCTTTGCAAGTGGGTGACAATAAAAGAGACGAGGATCCCTCCAAAACTTCCGTTGCGTACTCATTATCTGGTTCGGATATTTCTCCTGGCGATGTAGTTAGAATAATCGGTGAGAAACAATTTTGCAAAACCAGAGCAGCGATAGTCAA TCAGCAAAGAGCATTCACAATCCAATTGTATGAGTTACACCGTCTCATTAAGGTACAGCAGTTGATTGCTGCATCACCAGAACTACTGCTTGATCATAGGATATATCTGGGAAAATCTTCGTTAAAAACATCTCAGGCTAAAAGGGTTCCGATGGATAACGCTGTCGAACAACCACCCATAATTTTTAGACAAAAAGATAGCTCTCAGAAACCATATGCTAGTACTGAATTTGCAGACGAAAATGCAGTTTCGAAACTTCCTCTTCCTTCTGTTGATAGTGAAGCCGGTAAAGGACTTCATACTCAACAGTCAAGTTATGAGTCTCATTCCGGAGGTGCATTGCCAGCTGCTGTTGCTGCCAACGTCGAAACATCTAAATGGTGTTTCCCGCCGCCAGGAAATCAGTGGTTAGTTCCAGTCATGTCCCCATCTGAGGGTcttgtttacaaaccttacacagGACCGTGCCCTCCAGCTGCAGGATTCTTGGCACCGGTTTTTGGCAATTGTTCTCCAATAAGTTTAACTGGAGCTGGTGAGGACTTCATGAATGCAGCTTATGGAGTCCCGGCTTCTCATCAGCAAGAATTTGGAATCATCGCCAGCAACCCTTCTATAGATCGAACGTATTTTCCACCATATGGCACGCCAGTCATGACTCCCTCGTTCTCGGGCTCTGCAGTAAAGCAGGTGAGCCCATTCCTAGGATCCCATTCAGAGGATGATCGTTTATTATCAGTTGGAGACTTCAACTTTAGATTCCCACAGAAAAGCTCGCGTAACACGCCATCAAGTCCAATGACTCGAGTGATGTTATGCAATGTTGAGAAGTTCCAAGCATTGAAGGAAAGCGAGCTTCCAGGAAGTACTGTAAGTAGTCCCAGTGCGCTCCCTCTTTTTCCTATGGAACCTACAGTTCAGGAATCGGATCAATGTAGTCAAACTCATGAGCGACGAACACACGTGATTAAGGTTATTCCTCACAACCCTAGATCAGCAACAGAATCAGCAGCTCGGATTTTTCAGTCTATACAAGAAGAAAGAAAGCAGTACGACTATATGTGA
- the LOC126683348 gene encoding uncharacterized protein LOC126683348 isoform X3 — translation MEHSPHFEIRFLGHLFRHKQSYIRVIMPWCAQTQHTVSAADRWIGYALESRVKELKVANCPYACGEKIKYSVPQSIFHSNWIQVLHLRDCELKLPFSGNVKLSCLKQLTFGKVYVDDNFVRDLLAGSPMLEDISLIRVFGIKELNVFNLVKLGKIHIEWLPDLEKLALLAPNLESITLIAGEYKGINLGVSCKYLSISLSSISDKWLNEQLKRLPHLENLKLYFCPKLERIEISNPLVSKLLIQGCAKLSSVQIDAPCLRYFTYIGDIVSVFSSTNRITLSEVSLDFYSKTWDITWYVRLIELLANFNTSFNVLKYVFKNWTGKWVVIPEEVKNMAAPPLSNVKELGLQIQSQTDALPMSQLEDAMSWIAPHPQSLSISINKYY, via the exons ATGGAACACTCTCCACATTTTGAAATTCGATTTCTTGGACATCTTTTCCGACATAAACAGAGCTATATACGAG TCATTATGCCATGGTGTGCCCAAACACAGCATACAGTGTCGGCAGCTGATCGATGGATTGGCTATGCTCTTGAAAGTCGTGTCAAAGAACTCAAAGTTGCAAATTGTCCATACGCTTGTGGTGAAAAAATCAAGTATAGCGTGCCACAATCCATCTTTCATTCAAATTGGATACAGGTTCTGCACCTGCGTGATTGCGAGCTGAAGCTGCCGTTTTCCGGTAATGTAAAGCTATCTTGCTTGAAGCAACTCACTTTTGGAAAAGTCTATGTGGATGATAACTTTGTCAGAGATCTCCTTGCCGGTAGTCCTATGCTTGAAGATATAAGTTTGATTAGAGTTTTTGGTATCAAGGAATTAAACGTATTTAATCTTGTGAAACTCGGAAAAATTCATATCGAATGGCTCCCTGATCTTGAAAAACTGGCGCTCCTTGCACCGAATCTCGAGTCAATTACATTGATTGCAGGAGAATATAAGGGGATAAATCTTGGTGTTTCTTGCAAATATTTATCAATAAGCTTGTCTTCAATTTCGGATAAATGGTTGAATGAGCAGCTGAAGAGGTTACCTCATCTTGAGAACTTGAAATTGTATTTCTGCCCTAAACTGGAGAGGATTGAGATCTCGAATCCTCTTGTTAGCAAGTTGTTGATACAGGGTTGTGCAAAGCTGAGTAGTGTTCAGATTGATGCGCCTTGTTTACGCTACTTTACATACATCGGTGACATTGTTTCAGTATTTTCTTCTACAAATCGCATAACTCTGTCAGAGGTTTCGTTGGATTTTTATTCGAAAACATGGGACATCACTTGGTATGTCAGACTGATTGAACTATTGGCCAATTTCAATACTTCTTTCAATGTATTGAAATATGTGTTCAAAAACTGGACAGGAAAG TGGGTTGTTATTCCAGAAGAAGTGAAAAACATGGCAGCTCCTCCTTTAAGTAACGTTAAAGAATTGGGTCTTCAAATTCAGTCTCAAACAGATGCTCTTCCAATGTCTCAACTTGAGGATGCTATGTCATGGATTGCTCCTCATCCCCAGAGTCTATCCATATCTATTAATAAGTACTATTAA
- the LOC126683348 gene encoding F-box/FBD/LRR-repeat protein At4g26340-like isoform X2, which translates to MEKRVKAEDYASQLPQHLLHHILSFLSLKQIIQTSVLSKTWYRAWNTLHILKFDFLDIFSDINRAIYEHTVSAADRWIGYALESRVKELKVANCPYACGEKIKYSVPQSIFHSNWIQVLHLRDCELKLPFSGNVKLSCLKQLTFGKVYVDDNFVRDLLAGSPMLEDISLIRVFGIKELNVFNLVKLGKIHIEWLPDLEKLALLAPNLESITLIAGEYKGINLGVSCKYLSISLSSISDKWLNEQLKRLPHLENLKLYFCPKLERIEISNPLVSKLLIQGCAKLSSVQIDAPCLRYFTYIGDIVSVFSSTNRITLSEVSLDFYSKTWDITWYVRLIELLANFNTSFNVLKYVFKNWTGKWVVIPEEVKNMAAPPLSNVKELGLQIQSQTDALPMSQLEDAMSWIAPHPQSLSISINKYY; encoded by the exons ATGGAGAAGAGAGTTAAAGCAGAAGATTATGCATCTCAGCTGCCACAACACTTGCTGCATCACATCTTGTCTTTCCTCAGTCTTAAACAAATTATTCAGACAAGTGTTTTGTCAAAAACTTGGTATCGGGCATGGAACACTCTCCACATTTTGAAATTCGATTTCTTGGACATCTTTTCCGACATAAACAGAGCTATATACGAG CATACAGTGTCGGCAGCTGATCGATGGATTGGCTATGCTCTTGAAAGTCGTGTCAAAGAACTCAAAGTTGCAAATTGTCCATACGCTTGTGGTGAAAAAATCAAGTATAGCGTGCCACAATCCATCTTTCATTCAAATTGGATACAGGTTCTGCACCTGCGTGATTGCGAGCTGAAGCTGCCGTTTTCCGGTAATGTAAAGCTATCTTGCTTGAAGCAACTCACTTTTGGAAAAGTCTATGTGGATGATAACTTTGTCAGAGATCTCCTTGCCGGTAGTCCTATGCTTGAAGATATAAGTTTGATTAGAGTTTTTGGTATCAAGGAATTAAACGTATTTAATCTTGTGAAACTCGGAAAAATTCATATCGAATGGCTCCCTGATCTTGAAAAACTGGCGCTCCTTGCACCGAATCTCGAGTCAATTACATTGATTGCAGGAGAATATAAGGGGATAAATCTTGGTGTTTCTTGCAAATATTTATCAATAAGCTTGTCTTCAATTTCGGATAAATGGTTGAATGAGCAGCTGAAGAGGTTACCTCATCTTGAGAACTTGAAATTGTATTTCTGCCCTAAACTGGAGAGGATTGAGATCTCGAATCCTCTTGTTAGCAAGTTGTTGATACAGGGTTGTGCAAAGCTGAGTAGTGTTCAGATTGATGCGCCTTGTTTACGCTACTTTACATACATCGGTGACATTGTTTCAGTATTTTCTTCTACAAATCGCATAACTCTGTCAGAGGTTTCGTTGGATTTTTATTCGAAAACATGGGACATCACTTGGTATGTCAGACTGATTGAACTATTGGCCAATTTCAATACTTCTTTCAATGTATTGAAATATGTGTTCAAAAACTGGACAGGAAAG TGGGTTGTTATTCCAGAAGAAGTGAAAAACATGGCAGCTCCTCCTTTAAGTAACGTTAAAGAATTGGGTCTTCAAATTCAGTCTCAAACAGATGCTCTTCCAATGTCTCAACTTGAGGATGCTATGTCATGGATTGCTCCTCATCCCCAGAGTCTATCCATATCTATTAATAAGTACTATTAA
- the LOC126680694 gene encoding uncharacterized protein LOC126680694, whose amino-acid sequence MTNQGARQRLTGQSLGAYILGVAQSGTDCAECCRVPCDPSTSYLRTDSATAVGACVVRNHWGKVFSVCARRFSHVSSPTIAEALALREAICLANRLRVSEPIFEGDAKGITDAMAAGSGVGLDCDVILQDCRTLVCNFFPLSHSFKFVRRSLNWAAHSIVGKAFRDHSFCCNTLAQMEWLESRLCSRNNP is encoded by the exons atgacgaaccaaggagCTCGGCAAAGATTGACGGGCCAGtctcttggagcttac ATACTCGGAGTTGCCCAATCTGGCACAGATTGTGCCGAGTGCTGTCGAGTCCCTTGTGACCCCTCTACCAGCTATCTCCG GACTGATTCAGCTACAGCAGTGGGCGCTTGTGTAGTGAGGAATCATTGGGGTAAGGTATTCAGCGTGTGTGCCCGTCGGTTTAGTCATGTGTCCTCTCCAACGATTGCAGAGGCTCTTGCCCTTCGAGAAGCAATCTGTTTAGCTAACAGATTAAGAGTGAGTGAACCTATCTTTGAGGGGGATGCAAAGGGTATTACTGATGCTATGGCAGCAGGATCCGGTGTTGGTTTGGATTGCGATGTTATTTTGCAAGATTGTAGGACTTTagtatgtaatttttttccgCTTTCGCATTCGTTTAAATTTGTTAGGAGATCCTTGAATTGGGCGGCTCATTCAATAGTCGGGAAAGCCTTTAGAGATCATTCTTTCTGCTGTAATACTCTAGCCCAAATGGAGTGGCTAGAGTCGAGACTTTGTAGTCGAAACAATCCTTAA
- the LOC126683348 gene encoding putative F-box/LRR-repeat protein At3g18150 isoform X4, with translation MEKRVKAEDYASQLPQHLLHHILSFLSLKQIIQTSVLSKTWYRAWNTLHILKFDFLDIFSDINRAIYEVNRQPQYNFVDQILLTRSRQMISLKKFTVIMPWCAQTQHTVSAADRWIGYALESRVKELKVANCPYACGEKIKYSVPQSIFHSNWIQVLHLRDCELKLPFSGNVKLSCLKQLTFGKVYVDDNFVRDLLAGSPMLEDISLIRVFGIKELNVFNLVKLGKIHIEWLPDLEKLALLAPNLESITLIAGEYKGINLGVSCKYLSISLSSISDKWLNEQLKRLPHLENLKLYFCPKLERIEISNPLVSKLLIQGCAKLSSVQIDAPCLRYFTYIGDIVSVFSSTNRITLSEVSLDFYSKTWDITCGLLFQKK, from the exons ATGGAGAAGAGAGTTAAAGCAGAAGATTATGCATCTCAGCTGCCACAACACTTGCTGCATCACATCTTGTCTTTCCTCAGTCTTAAACAAATTATTCAGACAAGTGTTTTGTCAAAAACTTGGTATCGGGCATGGAACACTCTCCACATTTTGAAATTCGATTTCTTGGACATCTTTTCCGACATAAACAGAGCTATATACGAGGTAAACAGACAACCACAGTATAATTTTGTTGATCAAATTTTGCTTACCCGGAGCCGGCAAATGATTAGTTTAAAGAAATTTACAGTCATTATGCCATGGTGTGCCCAAACACAGCATACAGTGTCGGCAGCTGATCGATGGATTGGCTATGCTCTTGAAAGTCGTGTCAAAGAACTCAAAGTTGCAAATTGTCCATACGCTTGTGGTGAAAAAATCAAGTATAGCGTGCCACAATCCATCTTTCATTCAAATTGGATACAGGTTCTGCACCTGCGTGATTGCGAGCTGAAGCTGCCGTTTTCCGGTAATGTAAAGCTATCTTGCTTGAAGCAACTCACTTTTGGAAAAGTCTATGTGGATGATAACTTTGTCAGAGATCTCCTTGCCGGTAGTCCTATGCTTGAAGATATAAGTTTGATTAGAGTTTTTGGTATCAAGGAATTAAACGTATTTAATCTTGTGAAACTCGGAAAAATTCATATCGAATGGCTCCCTGATCTTGAAAAACTGGCGCTCCTTGCACCGAATCTCGAGTCAATTACATTGATTGCAGGAGAATATAAGGGGATAAATCTTGGTGTTTCTTGCAAATATTTATCAATAAGCTTGTCTTCAATTTCGGATAAATGGTTGAATGAGCAGCTGAAGAGGTTACCTCATCTTGAGAACTTGAAATTGTATTTCTGCCCTAAACTGGAGAGGATTGAGATCTCGAATCCTCTTGTTAGCAAGTTGTTGATACAGGGTTGTGCAAAGCTGAGTAGTGTTCAGATTGATGCGCCTTGTTTACGCTACTTTACATACATCGGTGACATTGTTTCAGTATTTTCTTCTACAAATCGCATAACTCTGTCAGAGGTTTCGTTGGATTTTTATTCGAAAACATGGGACATCACTTG TGGGTTGTTATTCCAGAAGAAGTGA